A single region of the Xenopus laevis strain J_2021 chromosome 4L, Xenopus_laevis_v10.1, whole genome shotgun sequence genome encodes:
- the LOC121402821 gene encoding protein kinase C eta type-like, with the protein MAKEKIYTSDDIDGILTEKRVMQITKESLYTVNLYATFHTKNMLFFVMEFAAGGSVRTHLQKARTFDIPRARFYAACITLGLEELHEKGIIHR; encoded by the exons ATGGCCAAAGAGAAGATCTACACCTCTGATGACATTGATGG aatctTGACAGAGAAACGCGTCATGCAAATCACCAAGGAGAGCCTTTATACTGTCAATTTATACGCCACTTTCCATACAAAGAATATGCTCTTCTTTGTAATGGAGTTTGCTGCCGGTGGCAGTGTAAGGACCCACTTGCAGAAGGCTAGAACTTTTGACATACCGAGGGCTAG GTTCTACGCAGCCTGTATTACACTGGGTTTGGAGGAGTTACATGAAAAAGGCATTATACACAGGTaa